The proteins below come from a single Myripristis murdjan chromosome 10, fMyrMur1.1, whole genome shotgun sequence genomic window:
- the LOC115366800 gene encoding uncharacterized protein LOC115366800 produces the protein MRNVYPGGISCIVSKGDWLLRLGVGPAYDRVGTRDSIMIRVPDHTVTGHLCHMTGPLAITSANPSGEPDSTHHSMVISRLGHKIQGVLCDGDSNEVVASTVVNCLKINEGIINIVREGCVPAVKVRQIFDRVKSSML, from the exons ATGAGGAACGTGTACCCAGGAGGCATCAGCTGCATTGTCAGCAAAGGAGACTGGCTCCTCAGACTGG GCGTGGGACCAGCTTATGACCGTGTTGGTACCAGAGACAGCATCATGATCCGTGTCCCTGACCACACTGTGACCGGGCACTTGTGTCACATGACTGGACCCCTTGCCATTACTTCAGCCAATCCCAGCGGAGAGCCTGACAGCACCCACCACAGCATGGTCATCAG TCGACTAGGACACAAGATTCAGGGGGTTCTGTGTGACGGCGACTCCAATGAAGTGGTGGCCTCCACCGTGGTCAACTGCCTGAAGATCAATGAAG GGATCATCAACATTGTGAGGGAAGGCTGTgttcctgcagtaaaagtccgaCAAATATTTGACAGAGTGAAGAGCTCTATGCTGTAA
- the irg1l gene encoding immunoresponsive gene 1, like — protein sequence MISKLQKTIRPLCAIRGMHKSAVEVLERPAPEDTVTASFGQFISGVKPQHLSSVVLHRSKRMVLDSIGVGLLGSTTDVFELALQHCQHMYAPDDISSVYGRRGTKLSPTLAAFVNGVAAHSMDFDDTWHPATHPSGAVLPALLALSERMPGNKPSGLDFLLAFNVGIEIQGRLMRFSNEARNIPKKFHPPSVVGTMGSAAACACLLSLNASQCSHALAIAASLSGAPMANAATQSKPLHIGNASRLGLEAAQLASRGLEASPLVLDAVTGVAGFSAFYEDYMPQPLTSPNGETHTFLLEEQDMGFKRFPAHLGMHWVADAAAAVHKFIVGIESNTVSPAQIQDIMLRVPHSKYINRPFPESEHQARHSFQFNACTALLDGEVTVESFSPAALRRPELLSLLSRVSVEHPHDNPANFDRMYGEVEVTLVGGDVLKGRCDTFYGHWRNPLTNESLRKKFRNNAGVVLPPENVEGLIEAVEGLDELEDCTPLLSQLQ from the exons ATGATCTCCAAGCTGCAG AAAACCATTAGACCACTGTGTGCAATCAGAGGAATGCATAAGTCTGCAGTGGAAG TCTTGGAGCGCCCAGCCCCTGAGGACACAGTCACAGCCAGCTTTGGGCAGTTTATCAGTGGGGTGAAACCCCAGCACTTGTCCTCTGTGGTGCTCCACCGCAGTAAAAGGATGGTGCTGGACAGCATAGGGGTCGGCCTGCTTGGCAGCACCACTGACGTGTTTGAGCTGGCTCTGCAGCACTGCcag CACATGTATGCCCCTGATGACATCAGCTCTGTGTACGGACGCCGGGGCACCAAGCTCTCCCCGACACTTGCAGCCTTTGTCAATGGAGTGGCA GCTCACTCTATGGACTTTGATGATACATGGCACCCCGCCACTCATCCCTCAGGTGCCGTCCTTCCTGCTCTGTTAGCTCTCAGCGAAAGGATGCCTGGTAACAAGCCCAGTGGCCTGGACTTCCTGCTGGCTTTCAATGTTGGCATTGAGATCCAAGGCCGACTGATGAGGTTCTCTAATGAGGCCCGCAACATCCCCAAGAA GTTCCACCCTCCCAGTGTGGTAGGCACCATGGGAAGTGCAGCAGCCTGTGCCTGCTTACTGTCTTTGAATGCCTCCCAGTGTAGTCATGCCTTAGCCATTGCTGCTTCTCTATCTGGAGCCCCAATGGCTAATGCTGCCACCCAGTCCAAACCTCTCCACATAGGCAATGCTTCTCGGCTAGGGCTGGAGGCTGCTCAGTTGGCCTCTCGAGGTCTGGAGGCGAGTCCTCTGGTCCTCGATGCTGTGACAGGGGTGGCCGGCTTCAGTGCTTTTTATGAAGACTACATGCCGCAACCTTTGACATCACCCAATGGTGAAACCCATACCTTCCTGCTAGAGGAGCAGGACATGGGCTTCAAGCGCTTCCCTGCCCATCTTGGGATGCACTGGGTTGCagatgcagcagctgctgttcaTAAGTTCATTGTTGGGATTGAATCAAACACAGTCTCCCCTGCTCAGATTCAGGACATCATGCTCAGAGTCCCCCACTCCAAGTACATCAACAGACCATTCCCTGAGTCTGAGCACCAGGCGCGCCATTCTTTTCAGTTCAATGCTTGCACCGCTTTGTTAGATGGGGAGGTGACAGTAGAGTCTTTCTCCCCTGCTGCCTTGAGACGCCCTGAGCTGCTCAGTCTGTTGAGTCGGGTTAGTGTTGAGCATCCCCATGACAACCCAGCCAACTTCGATCGCATGTACGGCGAAGTCGAGGTGACGCTTGTTGGAGGAGATGTTCTAAAGGGCCGCTGCGATACCTTTTACGGTCACTGGCGCAACCCACTGACCAATGAGAGCCTGAGGAAGAAGTTCCGCAACAATGCAGGAGTGGTGCTGCCCCCAGAAAATGTTGAAGGCCTGATTGAAGCGGTAGAGGGACTGGATGAACTTGAAGACTGTACACCTCTTCTCTCCCAGCTACAGTGA